The following are from one region of the Geoalkalibacter subterraneus genome:
- a CDS encoding DEAD/DEAH box helicase, with protein MQDVWQYSTVHNSACKVIEEQTLWGQTVCRVWLPNQDAVVRVSRSALRPLNADLQPEIEAGRIAYVAAAAKVAEVLEGSTSATDGHVLLAPMESNVIPLPHQIHALSRAISGDRVRYLLADEVGLGKTIEAGLVMRELKLRGLVRRILVVSPKGIATQWVAEMQTHFNEQFQLVLGDDIGTLQRLATGADQRKSAWSMFDQVIVSLDSVKPMDKRRGWTAERVAEYNRSRFEDLITAGWDLVVVDEAHRLGGSTDQVARYKLGKGLAEAAPYVLLLSATPHQGKTDAFHRLMNLLDDDAFPDMDSVSRERVAPYVIRTEKRKAIDADGKPLFKPRRTQMAPVAWESRHHLQQLLYEAVTDYVREGYNQALREKKRHIGFLMILMQRLVVSSTRAIRTTLERRLAFLGASGEGLGARLSDFDSSLAPDHSSLSTEDWEDLDGQEQLELALQLEALRNEKSEVEVLLDAAVRCEQAGPDAKAEALIEWIYKLQAEENEPDLKVLIFTEFVPTQQMLKEFLEARGISVVTLNGSMAMEERGAAQDAFRKSHRVLVSTDAGGEGLNLQFAHVIINYDIPWNPMRLEQRIGRVDRIGQPKTVQAINFVFEDSVEFRVREVLEQKLSVIFDEFGIDKTGDVLDSAQAGELFEDVFASAIINPDGIETSVDHTVARLRDEIQQVREASAIYGISEEPDVQAAERLRSHPLPHWVERMTVGYLNSHGGAASRKRSWWDLNWPDGQEHRKAVFNAREADRLTDATLLNLENSRVRGLALNLPQIAAGQPLPCVSVSGLPASISGLWGLFEIRLQAGMHQKTQLLRIPMVRRGYVSVFLSEEGKLFLPTARHIWDALQTAEAQVQTTLGQDESITAHESLQFAAEQAGQELFDALQQAHLASVAREEERGIVSFASRRKAIERVGLPEVRQFRLSRCDADESEWRHELQSARQIVPEIRPLLMLRIIKGGAQ; from the coding sequence ATGCAGGATGTTTGGCAATACAGCACCGTTCATAACAGCGCCTGCAAGGTCATCGAAGAACAGACCTTGTGGGGGCAGACGGTTTGCCGTGTCTGGTTGCCGAACCAGGACGCGGTGGTGCGTGTGTCCCGCTCCGCTTTGCGACCGCTGAATGCCGACCTGCAGCCGGAGATCGAGGCTGGACGCATTGCCTATGTGGCGGCTGCAGCCAAGGTGGCCGAGGTGCTCGAAGGCTCCACCAGCGCCACGGACGGCCATGTATTGCTGGCTCCCATGGAGTCCAACGTCATCCCGCTGCCGCACCAGATCCACGCCTTGTCCCGGGCCATCTCCGGCGACCGCGTGCGCTATCTGCTGGCCGACGAGGTGGGTCTAGGCAAGACCATCGAGGCCGGGCTGGTCATGCGCGAGCTCAAGCTGCGCGGGCTGGTTCGGCGAATCCTGGTCGTCTCTCCCAAAGGCATCGCTACCCAGTGGGTGGCCGAAATGCAGACCCACTTCAACGAGCAGTTCCAGCTCGTGCTGGGCGACGACATCGGCACCTTGCAGCGCCTGGCTACAGGTGCGGACCAGCGGAAATCAGCCTGGTCGATGTTCGATCAGGTCATCGTTTCCCTGGATTCGGTCAAGCCCATGGACAAGCGGCGTGGCTGGACTGCTGAGCGCGTTGCCGAATACAACCGCAGCCGGTTCGAAGATCTGATCACCGCTGGTTGGGATCTGGTGGTGGTGGACGAAGCGCACCGCCTGGGCGGCAGCACCGATCAGGTCGCCCGCTACAAGCTCGGCAAGGGGCTGGCGGAGGCTGCGCCCTATGTGCTGCTCCTTTCGGCGACTCCCCACCAGGGGAAGACCGATGCCTTTCATCGCCTGATGAACCTGCTGGATGATGACGCCTTTCCGGATATGGACAGTGTTTCCCGTGAGCGGGTGGCACCGTATGTCATTCGTACCGAGAAGCGCAAGGCCATCGATGCCGACGGCAAGCCGCTCTTCAAACCCCGGCGCACGCAGATGGCCCCGGTGGCCTGGGAGAGCCGTCATCACCTGCAGCAACTCCTCTACGAGGCAGTGACCGACTATGTGCGCGAGGGCTACAACCAGGCCCTGCGCGAGAAGAAGCGCCACATCGGCTTCCTGATGATCCTGATGCAGCGCCTGGTGGTCTCCAGCACCCGGGCGATCCGCACCACGCTGGAACGGCGACTCGCTTTTTTAGGGGCGAGTGGCGAGGGATTAGGGGCGAGACTGTCAGATTTTGACTCGTCCCTCGCCCCTGACCACTCGTCCCTTTCAACCGAGGATTGGGAAGATCTTGATGGACAGGAACAGCTTGAACTAGCGTTACAGCTTGAAGCCTTGCGAAACGAAAAATCCGAGGTTGAAGTTTTGCTCGACGCGGCGGTCCGTTGTGAACAGGCTGGACCGGATGCCAAGGCCGAGGCTCTGATCGAGTGGATCTACAAGCTGCAAGCCGAGGAAAACGAACCGGATCTGAAGGTGCTGATCTTCACCGAGTTCGTGCCGACCCAGCAGATGCTGAAGGAGTTTCTGGAAGCCCGGGGAATCTCGGTGGTCACCCTGAACGGCTCCATGGCCATGGAGGAACGTGGGGCAGCCCAGGATGCCTTCCGCAAATCGCACCGCGTATTGGTCTCCACCGATGCGGGTGGTGAGGGTCTGAACCTGCAGTTCGCCCACGTCATCATCAACTACGACATCCCTTGGAACCCGATGCGGCTGGAGCAGCGTATCGGTCGCGTGGACCGTATCGGCCAGCCCAAAACCGTACAGGCGATCAATTTCGTATTTGAGGATTCAGTCGAGTTCCGGGTCCGCGAAGTGCTGGAGCAGAAGCTCTCGGTGATCTTCGACGAGTTCGGCATCGACAAGACCGGCGACGTACTCGATTCCGCCCAGGCCGGTGAGCTGTTCGAGGATGTGTTCGCCTCGGCCATCATCAATCCTGACGGGATCGAAACCTCCGTCGATCACACGGTGGCCCGGCTTCGCGATGAAATTCAGCAGGTGCGCGAGGCCTCCGCCATCTATGGCATCTCCGAAGAGCCGGATGTGCAGGCGGCTGAGCGTCTGCGTTCCCATCCGCTGCCTCACTGGGTGGAACGGATGACGGTCGGCTATCTCAACTCTCACGGCGGCGCGGCCAGCCGCAAGCGCTCCTGGTGGGATCTGAATTGGCCGGACGGCCAGGAACATCGCAAGGCCGTGTTCAACGCCCGGGAAGCGGATCGCCTGACCGACGCAACCTTGCTCAACCTTGAAAACAGTCGTGTCCGTGGGCTTGCCCTGAACCTGCCGCAGATCGCGGCTGGCCAGCCATTGCCATGCGTAAGCGTGAGCGGGTTGCCAGCCAGCATCTCCGGACTCTGGGGACTCTTTGAGATCCGCCTTCAGGCCGGGATGCACCAGAAGACACAACTCCTGCGCATTCCCATGGTGCGGCGGGGATATGTCAGTGTGTTCCTGAGCGAGGAAGGCAAACTGTTTCTGCCCACGGCCCGGCATATCTGGGATGCGCTGCAGACAGCGGAAGCCCAAGTGCAGACCACCCTCGGCCAGGATGAATCCATTACCGCCCATGAGAGCTTGCAGTTTGCTGCCGAACAGGCCGGACAGGAGCTGTTCGACGCATTACAGCAGGCGCATCTCGCCTCTGTGGCTCGCGAGGAGGAACGCGGAATCGTCTCCTTTGCCTCGCGCCGCAAGGCCATCGAACGGGTTGGATTGCCGGAGGTACGGCAATTCAGGTTGTCCCGTTGCGATGCGGACGAATCCGAGTGGCGGCACGAACTGCAATCAGCAAGGCAGATCGTACCGGAAATCCGGCCGCTGCTGATGCTGCGGATTATCAAGGGAGGCGCTCAATGA
- a CDS encoding AAA family ATPase, with translation MITKWKVFNFKSIREETELDLGPLTIFAGANSSGKSTFIQSVLLVAQTLAHKVGSRSVVLNGALTSLGQFDDLKSNGGASDQITIKCTCRPLPDQDAAIGRRSQFAPRGAVYYGPRSNQLQEIACEISFDADASSSQRDLFQIQPRLFATQLSCISRDEDNVDQKADISIHHSTKAISEIEGADTASELDDQLRASLAYAVELDDDSMAEVKDDFRSAKPIGCMLRHFLPERIVYAIDTIEEDANAIVMALQDDGRRAIGVRRTMGREILLSEEIIAVLREVLEGTIEFDQTFKDKYRQESLFGSEADTLSFRSWYERLRSLPRDEHLKVQQVLREREDLFDRIHQAMKVSTAEKPETHAFVQARPPRLITEATWYLDNFFASSLKYLGPLRDAPKPLYPLAPAADPHDVGLRGEHTASILELHKSKKIRYIPSANFKDPVIDRKTVTRTLEAAVIDWLQYLGVASSVKSRDQGKLGHELKVGLSNSDSTHDLTHVGVGVSQVLPILVMCLLADTDSTLVFEQPELHLHPKVQTLLGDFFLSMALCNKQCIVETHSEYFIDRLRFRIAAATPEKELNSQTKIYFVEKPSQGSAFREVVINEYGAISDWPEGFFDQSQQQAEEILRAAAMKRKASRRNKDA, from the coding sequence ATGATCACCAAATGGAAGGTCTTCAACTTTAAATCGATTCGTGAGGAGACCGAGCTGGACCTCGGCCCACTTACGATCTTCGCTGGCGCAAACAGCAGCGGGAAGAGCACATTCATCCAATCCGTCCTTCTCGTAGCACAGACTTTGGCCCATAAAGTGGGATCAAGATCTGTCGTATTGAATGGTGCTCTCACGAGCTTGGGCCAGTTTGACGACCTAAAATCCAACGGTGGTGCCTCGGATCAGATCACCATCAAATGTACCTGTCGGCCACTTCCGGATCAGGATGCTGCAATAGGCAGGCGGTCTCAGTTCGCACCCCGTGGTGCTGTTTACTATGGACCGCGCTCCAATCAGCTTCAGGAAATCGCTTGTGAGATTTCCTTTGATGCTGATGCTTCAAGCTCCCAGCGTGATTTGTTCCAAATCCAACCTCGGCTTTTTGCCACGCAGTTGTCCTGCATATCTAGAGACGAGGACAACGTGGATCAGAAAGCCGATATATCGATCCATCATTCCACTAAGGCCATCTCCGAAATTGAAGGTGCTGACACCGCCAGTGAACTTGACGATCAGCTACGCGCCAGTTTGGCTTACGCTGTTGAACTGGACGATGATTCCATGGCTGAGGTGAAGGATGACTTTCGCTCGGCCAAGCCAATCGGCTGCATGCTTCGACACTTCCTTCCCGAGAGAATTGTTTACGCTATCGATACCATCGAAGAGGACGCAAACGCCATCGTCATGGCTCTTCAGGATGATGGCCGTCGTGCCATTGGCGTACGGCGCACCATGGGAAGGGAAATTCTTCTTTCTGAAGAGATCATTGCGGTGTTGCGCGAAGTCCTCGAAGGCACAATCGAATTTGATCAGACTTTTAAGGACAAGTATCGGCAAGAATCACTATTCGGTTCCGAGGCCGATACACTTTCATTCAGGTCTTGGTATGAAAGGTTACGCAGCCTCCCACGCGACGAGCACCTGAAGGTTCAGCAGGTCCTGCGTGAGCGCGAGGATCTTTTTGACCGCATCCACCAAGCCATGAAGGTATCAACGGCAGAGAAGCCCGAGACCCATGCCTTTGTCCAAGCCAGGCCACCTCGCTTGATAACGGAAGCTACCTGGTATCTGGATAATTTCTTCGCCTCGTCTTTGAAATACCTCGGCCCATTAAGGGATGCTCCAAAACCGCTGTATCCGCTCGCGCCAGCAGCGGACCCACATGACGTAGGCTTACGCGGAGAACACACAGCTTCCATTCTTGAACTGCACAAGAGCAAGAAGATCCGCTACATCCCGTCGGCAAATTTCAAAGACCCGGTAATTGACCGCAAAACAGTTACCCGGACACTCGAAGCGGCGGTTATCGATTGGCTCCAATATCTGGGAGTCGCCAGCTCAGTCAAAAGCCGAGACCAGGGCAAATTGGGGCACGAGCTGAAGGTGGGGCTTTCCAATTCGGATAGCACGCATGACCTCACGCATGTGGGTGTAGGCGTCAGCCAGGTCCTGCCGATCCTCGTCATGTGCCTTCTCGCCGACACGGACTCTACACTCGTTTTTGAACAGCCGGAGTTGCACCTTCATCCGAAGGTACAGACCCTGCTCGGCGACTTTTTCCTTTCGATGGCGCTGTGCAATAAGCAATGCATTGTTGAAACCCACAGCGAGTATTTCATCGACCGCCTTCGCTTCCGAATTGCAGCGGCAACACCCGAGAAGGAGCTGAACAGTCAGACCAAGATTTACTTCGTGGAAAAGCCGTCACAGGGTTCAGCTTTCCGAGAGGTGGTGATAAACGAGTACGGAGCCATCTCAGACTGGCCGGAAGGGTTCTTTGATCAGTCCCAACAGCAGGCCGAGGAAATCCTTAGAGCTGCGGCGATGAAGCGCAAAGCAAGCCGGAGGAATAAAGATGCATAG
- a CDS encoding DNA methyltransferase, which translates to MKQESMFKSKYVPAKEGSGKLFEEDWVANVAPETCLGMTFENDEARRAHFTEELRKKLQDPEFRKIEGFPIGSDEDILNLSDPPYYTACPNPWIADFIAEWEAQKPEQPKDKHYHREPFAADVSEGKQDPIYNAHSYHTKVPYKAIMRYLLHYTQPGDIVFDGFAGTGMTGVAAQMCGDREVVMSLGYQVKSDGQILREEIDENGKNVWKPFSRIGVRHAILNDLSPAATFIASNYNTNIDIQRFQKEANRILAEVENECEWMYKTTHTDGKSTGVINYVVWSEVNLCSECGHEFVFYDVAHDKDTKKVRENFSCPHCSSELKKGRLDIVYESIFDVRLQQIVKRPKRVPVLVNYSVGKKRYEKLPDSNDIELSRKIEDLPLPEEVPSTEIPDMQMMRVGRMQGSGVTHTHHFFLSRPAYVLGLFWRKVNSLQRSNVKSLLQFWLDSHLVNLSIRNRYRPEVSFPYNPLTGVFYVPSMVSEPSVFPAYSNKLKRIVAALSNFRSNNYNPVQTASTSASILPPNSQDYIFTDPPFGENIYYSDLNFFVESWYRVFTNTKPEAIVDKVRQKALTDYQSLMRDCFLEYYRVLKPGRWITVEFSNSQASVWNTIQTTLQEVGFVIGNVAALDKKQRSFQSVTSPTAVKQDLVISAYKPNGGFEQRFEHEVQTEEGVWDFVRTHLSYLPTVKVQGNALQFIPERDPRILFDQMIAYFVRKGYPVPISSNEFQIGLAQRFIERDGMYFLPEQSAEHDRKKMSIGRIVQASLFVSDEASSIQWLRALLREKPQSYQDLYHQFIQETQRAWNKNESSLELSTLLEQNFLRYDGKGPVPEQIHAYLSTNWKELRNLPKDDPALVTKARDRWYVPDPNKAGDLEKLREKALLKEFEEYKEVKKKLKVFRLEAVRAGFKKAWQERDYSVIVAVADKIPNNVLEEDPKLLMWYDQAVTRMGGE; encoded by the coding sequence ATGAAGCAGGAAAGCATGTTCAAGTCGAAATACGTTCCGGCCAAAGAGGGCTCAGGGAAGCTGTTTGAAGAGGATTGGGTTGCCAACGTCGCCCCGGAGACTTGTCTCGGCATGACGTTCGAGAACGATGAGGCCCGCCGCGCCCACTTTACCGAGGAGCTGCGCAAAAAGCTGCAGGACCCGGAGTTCCGCAAGATCGAAGGCTTTCCCATCGGCAGCGATGAGGACATCCTAAACCTGAGCGATCCGCCGTATTACACCGCCTGCCCGAACCCGTGGATCGCCGACTTTATCGCAGAATGGGAGGCTCAGAAGCCTGAGCAACCGAAAGACAAACACTATCATCGTGAGCCATTTGCAGCGGATGTGAGCGAAGGGAAGCAAGATCCGATATACAATGCACATTCTTATCATACTAAAGTTCCTTACAAAGCCATCATGCGTTATCTCCTGCATTACACTCAACCGGGGGATATAGTGTTCGATGGTTTTGCCGGAACTGGAATGACAGGAGTGGCCGCACAAATGTGTGGTGACCGCGAAGTGGTCATGTCTCTCGGTTATCAGGTCAAATCCGACGGACAAATCCTAAGGGAAGAAATTGATGAAAATGGAAAGAATGTTTGGAAGCCTTTTTCAAGAATCGGTGTGCGCCATGCAATCTTGAACGACTTATCACCAGCCGCTACATTTATTGCCTCAAACTACAATACAAATATTGATATCCAGCGTTTTCAAAAAGAAGCCAATAGGATATTGGCAGAGGTCGAAAATGAATGCGAGTGGATGTACAAAACAACTCATACCGATGGAAAGAGCACAGGTGTTATCAACTATGTTGTGTGGAGTGAAGTAAATCTATGTAGTGAATGCGGGCATGAATTCGTCTTCTATGATGTTGCTCATGACAAGGACACCAAGAAGGTTCGCGAAAATTTTTCATGCCCTCATTGTAGCTCTGAACTGAAAAAGGGACGGCTTGATATTGTTTACGAGAGCATATTCGATGTTAGGCTTCAGCAAATAGTCAAGAGGCCTAAGCGAGTGCCAGTTCTCGTCAATTATTCCGTCGGAAAGAAAAGATACGAAAAGCTACCAGATTCTAACGATATTGAGCTATCCAGAAAAATAGAGGATCTCCCTTTACCTGAAGAGGTTCCTTCCACAGAAATCCCAGACATGCAGATGATGCGTGTTGGCAGGATGCAAGGATCTGGCGTTACACACACTCACCACTTCTTCCTTTCAAGACCTGCTTATGTTCTTGGATTGTTTTGGCGAAAGGTAAATTCGCTACAACGCTCCAACGTTAAGTCACTTCTGCAGTTCTGGCTCGACAGCCATCTGGTCAATCTTTCTATCCGCAATCGTTACCGGCCTGAAGTTTCGTTCCCATACAATCCTCTTACTGGGGTTTTTTATGTCCCGTCTATGGTCAGCGAACCATCTGTATTTCCGGCATATTCCAATAAGTTGAAAAGAATCGTCGCTGCGCTATCAAATTTCCGAAGCAATAACTACAACCCAGTTCAAACAGCTTCTACTAGTGCATCCATATTGCCGCCAAACAGCCAAGACTACATCTTCACAGATCCACCATTCGGCGAAAATATCTATTACTCTGACCTCAACTTCTTTGTTGAATCTTGGTATCGCGTATTTACAAACACAAAACCTGAAGCGATTGTTGATAAAGTCAGGCAGAAAGCTCTCACTGACTATCAGAGTTTAATGCGAGACTGCTTTTTAGAATATTATCGGGTGCTGAAGCCAGGGCGCTGGATAACTGTGGAGTTTTCAAACTCCCAGGCGTCCGTTTGGAACACCATTCAGACCACCCTGCAGGAGGTTGGGTTTGTAATTGGTAACGTGGCCGCACTTGATAAAAAACAACGAAGTTTTCAGTCGGTTACCAGTCCAACAGCAGTAAAACAAGACCTGGTTATTTCAGCATACAAGCCAAACGGGGGGTTCGAGCAGAGGTTCGAACATGAAGTGCAGACAGAGGAAGGAGTATGGGATTTCGTACGAACCCATCTTAGCTACTTGCCGACAGTAAAGGTTCAGGGGAACGCTCTTCAATTCATACCAGAAAGAGACCCAAGAATCTTGTTCGACCAAATGATCGCCTATTTTGTACGAAAAGGTTATCCCGTTCCAATATCTAGTAACGAATTTCAAATTGGATTAGCGCAGCGTTTCATCGAGCGTGACGGCATGTATTTTTTGCCAGAGCAATCTGCAGAGCACGACAGAAAGAAAATGTCTATCGGCCGAATTGTACAGGCCTCGCTCTTCGTTTCTGATGAAGCAAGTTCTATTCAATGGTTAAGGGCATTGCTTAGGGAAAAACCACAAAGTTATCAAGATCTCTATCATCAATTCATTCAGGAAACCCAACGCGCCTGGAATAAAAACGAATCATCCCTAGAGCTTTCAACTCTGCTTGAGCAAAACTTTCTACGTTACGACGGTAAAGGCCCTGTGCCCGAGCAGATCCACGCCTACCTCTCCACCAACTGGAAGGAACTGCGCAACCTACCCAAGGATGACCCGGCGCTGGTGACCAAAGCCCGCGACCGCTGGTACGTGCCCGATCCCAACAAGGCGGGCGACCTGGAGAAGCTGCGCGAGAAGGCACTGCTCAAGGAATTCGAGGAATACAAAGAGGTCAAGAAGAAGCTCAAGGTCTTCCGCCTGGAAGCTGTCCGCGCCGGATTCAAGAAAGCCTGGCAAGAGCGTGATTACTCCGTCATCGTCGCCGTGGCCGACAAGATCCCCAACAACGTCCTGGAAGAAGATCCCAAACTGCTCATGTGGTACGACCAGGCAGTAACACGGATGGGAGGGGAATAG
- a CDS encoding Fic family protein, with protein sequence MTRDELIARLKGYEWTDFECKKARRDVPKDAYSTVCAFANTAGGWLLFGVSEEKGGLKISGVDRDAFDQVHSAFLTTLRSGQKFNQILYAEPHVHEIDDKRILAFFIPESDRHQKPIYLNGNPRDSYIRRAARDERMTNAELQRYFRDAAQNAWDGEGLPGLDVDNNIDAETLGWYQAQFFRRNPEQRQIDDPIEFLQEWNFIVHKNGQPILTRAAVLLFGQDRSVRSLLPRPVLDYQRIDTRFEQWSADERWHDRMVFEENLFKAWRGLVAKYSRIAEHPFKVDPATMRRSDDPPDYIAFREAAINLLIHQDYGDHNRKASLKWFTDRIQFWNPGDAFATPAQLLESNEKEIRNPLIVNAFRRIGLSDQAGTGIRAIFRNWHELGRRPPQIHNDKAGKSFELILSQEPLITETMKRFQANLGVTLSPDQADVLALAAEKHQVSVIDAGTVTGGNLRTAHQALAYLSQQQLLTALDDESYALAEPIRMQLDRTGRDQQRREPTGQVAGQVAGQVAGQVESWVVDVLNACIDPKKSAEIQEVVGIKHRETFQRNYLDYLLEEELLVRTIPDKPRSRMQQYRTTDKGRDLLEKT encoded by the coding sequence ATGACGAGAGACGAGTTAATTGCCCGCCTCAAGGGTTATGAATGGACCGACTTCGAGTGCAAAAAAGCGCGCCGGGATGTTCCTAAAGATGCCTACTCAACAGTGTGTGCTTTCGCCAATACTGCTGGCGGATGGTTGTTGTTCGGTGTATCGGAAGAAAAAGGTGGGCTCAAGATTAGCGGTGTTGATCGAGACGCCTTTGATCAGGTCCATAGTGCCTTTTTGACAACCTTGAGAAGTGGGCAGAAATTCAATCAGATCCTTTATGCAGAGCCCCACGTTCACGAAATTGATGATAAGCGCATCCTGGCTTTTTTTATCCCGGAAAGCGATCGGCACCAAAAACCGATTTACCTGAACGGGAACCCCCGCGACAGCTACATCCGCCGAGCCGCCCGTGATGAACGGATGACCAACGCTGAATTACAACGCTATTTCCGTGATGCGGCACAAAACGCCTGGGACGGTGAAGGTCTGCCTGGACTTGATGTTGATAACAATATCGACGCCGAAACTCTTGGATGGTACCAAGCTCAGTTTTTTCGGCGAAATCCAGAGCAACGCCAGATAGATGACCCGATAGAGTTTTTGCAGGAGTGGAATTTTATTGTTCACAAAAACGGCCAGCCGATTCTGACCCGTGCAGCTGTCTTGCTATTTGGTCAAGATCGCTCTGTTCGCAGTCTCTTGCCACGTCCAGTTCTCGACTACCAGCGGATCGATACCCGTTTTGAGCAGTGGTCAGCAGACGAACGCTGGCATGATCGGATGGTTTTTGAAGAAAACCTGTTTAAAGCCTGGCGAGGTCTGGTCGCCAAATATTCGCGTATTGCCGAGCATCCCTTTAAAGTTGACCCGGCCACGATGCGCAGGTCGGATGACCCGCCTGACTACATTGCCTTTCGCGAAGCAGCGATCAACCTGCTCATCCACCAGGACTATGGCGACCATAACCGAAAAGCGTCACTGAAGTGGTTTACCGACCGAATCCAGTTCTGGAACCCGGGGGATGCTTTCGCCACCCCTGCTCAGCTACTCGAATCCAACGAAAAAGAGATCCGCAATCCACTGATTGTCAATGCATTTCGCCGTATTGGGCTCAGTGACCAGGCCGGCACAGGCATTCGTGCGATCTTTCGCAATTGGCATGAGTTAGGTCGCAGGCCTCCCCAGATTCATAACGATAAGGCAGGCAAATCCTTTGAACTGATTCTGAGCCAAGAGCCACTGATCACCGAAACCATGAAGCGATTTCAGGCCAACCTCGGCGTTACCCTTTCTCCGGATCAAGCTGACGTACTGGCATTGGCGGCAGAGAAGCATCAAGTTTCCGTGATTGATGCCGGTACGGTGACAGGGGGGAACCTGAGGACAGCCCACCAGGCTCTAGCCTACTTGAGCCAGCAGCAATTGCTGACTGCGTTGGATGATGAGTCTTACGCATTGGCTGAGCCAATTCGAATGCAACTGGATCGTACAGGCAGAGATCAACAGCGCCGGGAGCCAACCGGACAAGTCGCCGGACAAGTCGCCGGACAAGTCGCCGGACAAGTTGAGAGTTGGGTGGTTGATGTGTTAAATGCATGCATTGATCCCAAAAAAAGCGCAGAGATCCAAGAGGTTGTCGGCATCAAGCACCGAGAAACCTTTCAGCGAAACTACTTGGATTACCTTCTCGAAGAAGAGCTACTTGTCCGTACGATTCCGGATAAACCGCGCAGTCGAATGCAGCAATATCGAACGACAGACAAAGGTCGAGACCTTTTGGAGAAAACCTAA